Within Spinacia oleracea cultivar Varoflay chromosome 4, BTI_SOV_V1, whole genome shotgun sequence, the genomic segment tcattcggggagtccttgaggaagagatatctcaatatgTAGCTGAATTCTTATCAAGGCTTGAGCAAATAGGTCTTCCAAAATCTCGTCATGCAGGGAGGCTTGAAGGGCATGgggtaattggtaaaaatgtgatctcgcctccatctgaaaggaagaataaggcacatctttgtgtgttgcagcatcttacCGAGGTCAATCCTTACATAGATAAGAATTTTCTAGAATTGCAACAAAAGaatcctaagttgaaggaaagaacgttgatgcaagaacataatcgcacatttgttgattggtttaagaaggaagtagccgaggaaatgaaaaaaaatctagatgtttctgaaatggtccagtggttagctcgaggtcctcgactatctgttctgtcttatgaagggtatgatatcaatgggttcacattctacactagaagACAAGATGAAAAGAGTTTGGTGCAGAATAGTGGAGTGAAGCATGTTGCATCATCTAGGGTCTATGCAAGCGCCAAGGATAGAAGACCGGTTGATGCGACACAATCATATTATAgtgttatcgaagaaatatgggagcttgattacaacaaatttacgatccctgtattccggtgcaagtgggccaacaaccataatggggtgaaacaagatgaaatttttccgggtttaacattggttaactttgatcgattaagtgatagtgacgagccattcattctagcatcacAAGCTAAGCAAATTTTCTATGTGGTAGACAATGTTGATCCTATATGGCGTGCATTTGCCCAAGGCAAGAGAAATATTttgggtattgatgatgttgtggATGAAGATGAGTATGACAAGTACGATGAAACACCCCTGTTATCAACGGCTGTTCAACCGTTACCGGAGGAGGAAgatgcaaataatactaatcatatgcgtacagatcatagggaaggaatttgggttataaaccgTAAATGAATAACATGAGTTGGCTTCTGGGAATAGGTAATTCTAGCTAACTGAATATCAGATTAAATGTATCTTTTCTAGCATTTAGGAAGGTGTAGTTTGTACTTCCAcatctttaattcttattttatacTTCCATTGTGTTCATGACTATACTTTTCTAGCTTTCTTTAATTCTTACTGTACTTCCACATCTTACTTTTGTTCCTGACCGAAGTTTTCTAACTTTCTGTGCAGATGACTTGAGATCTCCGAGTCAGAAATTTTCAGAAGCTTTCGGTGATTTGTGTCTTTTCAGAAGttctcagaatcggaaaataacacacgtatttacttttggtgagttgtgcgttttctcctattgttgcgctaattaacatgtctcctaatcttgagctagaatgacctaaatcaaaacgagcgggcttaaattgaccttagttgaataaattgacctaaattgaccttagttgactaaattagcataaatatgaaccataactaccaaacaagtctcaaatgtgcataaattgattggattgagtctaggaaCGTTAAAACCAATCATATGGACCGTGTAATtagattgaaatgagttcttaggttcgttagttcaaagttgggagcgaagatgtctcattttagcataaatatgaaccataacgaccaaacaagtctcaaatggcataaattgattggattgagtctaggaaagttaaaactaatcatattaatcatttaaaaggattaaaatgagtgtttaggtttgttagttcaaatttgggagcgaaagtgtcatattagcctaaaaatgagttcttaggttctttagttcatagttgggagcgaaaatgcctcattttagcataaatatgaaccacaacgaccaaacaagtctctaatgtgaataaatagatcggatcgagtcttggaaagtttaaattaatcatattaatcatttaaaaggttaaaatgagtccttaggtttgttagttcatagttgggagcgaaaatgcctcattttagcttaaatatgaaccataactaccaaacaagtctcaaatgtgcataaattgattggattgagtctaggaaagttaaaacCAATCATATGGACCGTGTAATTAGATTGAAATGAGTTcctaggttcgttagttcaaagttgggagcgaagatgtctcattttagcataaatatgaaccataacgaccaaacaagtctcaaatggcataaattgattggattgagtctaggaaacttaaaactaatcatattaatcatttaaaaggattaaaatgagtgtttaggtttgttagttcaaagttgggagcgaaagtgtcatattagcctaaaaatgagttcttaggttctttagttcatagttgggagcgaaaatgcctcattttagcataaatatgaaccacaacgaccaaacaagtctctaacgtgaataaatagatcggatcgagtcttggaaagttaaaattaatcatattaatcatttaaaaggttaaaatgagtccttaggttcgttagttcatagttgggagcgaaaatgcctcattttagcataaatatgaaccataactaccaaacaagtctcaaatgtgcataaattgattggattgagtctaggaaagttaaaacCAATCATATGGACCGTGTAATtagattgaaatgagttcttaggttcgttagttcaaaggtgggagcgaaaatgtctcattttagcataaatatgaaccataacgaccaaacaagtctcaaatggcataaattgattggattgagtcgaggccggaaagttaaaactaatcatattaataatttaaaaggattaaaatgagtgtttaggtttgttagttcaaatttgggagcgaaagtgtcatattagcctaaaaatgagttcttaggttctttagttcatagttgggagcgaaaatgcctcattttagcataaatatgaaccacaaCGACCAAAAAAGTCTCTAATATGAAAGGTTCTTCGTCTTCTGAGTCATCATAGTCATCATACTCCTGATGAACAGAGATAATGGAAGAAGTAAGAACACACAGAAATTTATTTCAAATAATCTGTGAGACCTAAGTAAATAAAAGAAGGAAAACCTGAGTGCATTTCGCAGAATCTGCTTCATCATCACCTTCCTGCATACACCATTCTGTTTTTAGATGATTGTAAAGGGAAGAGTAATGCAGAAATGTACCGGGGAAGTTATGACATATAACAGCAATTTTAAGTCATGCTAAAACTCTCTTCAACAGTGAAACATGTTAAACTTGTTTATAGAATGAGTTAGCTGCCTGGCATTCTCATATTGCCTCAACAAacacaccaagaatgacaaagaacattgcagatcagatcagcacagatcagtgcagatcagatcagtacagatcagtgcagatcagcacagatcagtgcagatcagatcagtacagatcagtgcagatcagcacagatcagtgcagatcagcacagatcagtgcagatcagatctgtgctgatcagatcatcacagatcagtgcagatcagatctgtgctgatctgtgttgctgctgctgcactgatctgtgctgctGCCGCACTGAATATTTGATCACAATACTGATCAGTGTACTGATTTGTGTTGCTGCCGCTgcactgatctgctgctgcacTGATCTGCTGCCGCTgcactgatctgctgctgctgcagTGAGTTCAATAGttagttggggggggggggacgaATGGGGAGGACATCAAATTTGTGTTTAGTTCACATGCTGCACTGAATATATTCCGTACTTTGTTGAGATAAACTGGATATGTGCTGATCAAAATTatgtttttgttttagaaaGAGAGAGAGGCATTGTGAtatgtgctgatctgatctgcactgatctgtgctgatcttctgcactgatctgtgcagatcagatctgtgctgcacagatcagtgcagatcagatctgtgctgatcagatcagcacagatcagtgcagaagaTCAGCACAAATCAGTATGATTTAAATACGAGTTGTTTTTATTGTCTTTTGAAAGGGAGAAATGTTTAACCAATGTTGTAAGTACTTCTCGTTGGCGTGAATATTtatgattgaatgttgttgattggATAGATACAAATCGAAGGCGGGATTGAACCAGAAATTTGGTTTTTACTAAGTTTAAGAACAGTCAGAGCATTAAGATCACCAATTTCTGTTGGAAGGGTACCATTCAAATGATTGTCCTCTAAAGAAAGGACAAGGAGTTTAGAACAGTTGAAAAATTGAGGTGGTAAAGGACCAAAAAATGAGTTTGAGGACAGTTTAAGTTCACCCAACTGAGGCAAACTCCCAAACCATGTTGGGATTTTTCCTGTGAGATGGTTTCCATTTAGATCAAGATGAGAAAGTCTCTTGCAAAAGGAAAGTTCAAAGGGTATAAAACCCGAAAGCGAATTCCTTGAAAGATCTAATAAGGATAATTCGCTTATGAGCCTGAATGTTGGAGGGATTTCCCCGGTAAAACGGTTGCTTCCTAGCCTTAGCCTTTCAAGCAAAGATGAATTCCCCAAGTGGGGTGGAATGTCATGATCAAATTCATTGTTAGTCACATCAAAAGAAAGCAATGAAGTTGAACTACATAAAGGATCAATGCTGCCATTCAGTTTGTTAtttgatctgtgctgatctgatctgcactgatttGTATCTGTTCCTTGTATTCATGTAGAAGCTGTTAATAATTGACAGATCAAGCTGGCATCTGTGAAATTGGCaatggtctgatctgatctgcacagatcagtgcagatcagatctgCACTTATCTGTgatatctgcactgatctgataTCCTTCTGTATGCTAGTgcactgatctgctgctgcattttttgtattttttgttgttggctGCTGCGCGCACATTTTGTAACCACCCTTCTGTATGTTTTACTTGATGCAGGAACAACATAGGTATGATGAATGAAAACCAAATTGTTGTTGGGCATGAATCAGAAGGTGGCAAGACTCCCACAACGGGTGACGAATCACAAGATGTTAGTACGATTACAAAGACCATTAAAGGCCGTGGTCCGTCAAAAGGTGTTAAAGTCGCTAAGACTATGTTCCTTGAGTATAATGTATATAATGTCCCCGATGGACAATGGTCTCATGAATACGGGAAGCAAGTTGGGAGTTGTGCTACTAGAATTAATATTAACGTCCCATTATATCCAAAGGTAGATGAGCAAACCAAGAAGGGGTTTTGGGAGGAGACTAAGGTAAGCATtggatattaacttgatttgtatatttttaaaattatttaatttgatttaaatactatttttataatctaactttttttaattattaacagcttatgttccacattactgatgattctaatcattcgagggagaaatattttcattcttgtgtggcgaaacgatttagttgtttcaagagcaaGTTGGTGCGCCGATGGATAACTATGAAGGAAAAGAAGCCAAAAAGTCAAACAAACAAGATGCCTTGGGATGTCTACAACCATATCACAGAGGATGACTGGAAGACTTTTGTTAAACATTATTTCCTGCCAGAGTCATTGGTAATGATAATATTTCTTTAACTTGTCCTTAAAGAGTTTTTCATGTAGCAAACTGACATTGGTTCTAGGACAAAAAGTTATCAGAAAAAACATTTATTTCAATCTTTTTATTTTGTCTTTGACAACTTCGTAGTGAAAAGGCGAGGAAAAGTGCATCATGCAACAAGAACCCACATCGCACCGGCCAAAAGGGTTATAATAGAAAGCGACTAGATTGGATAAAAGATGGATGACTTCCACCAGATGCAGCTTTACCTTTCTTGAGTAGCTCCTCGGTGAACTCATCAGTGACCTTAAATGTTGATAGAGTTAGAAAATACAGATCAAAGGAGTGGATTTTGGCCCATCAAGTACAAAATAAAGAgggaaagtgggaaattgacccgAACGATACAGAAGTTGTTGAAATCGCAACAAAAGCTGTAAGTagtgataattaattaatatttacttgCTTTGATTAGAGAATATATAGTAATTTTACTTTCCTAATTGGCAGTTAGAGTACATCGCAGAAGAGGAAAAAGGAAATCTTTCTTTCGAACAGGGTGAGGATGCCCTCACTAAAGCTATAGGGAAAAAAGATCATCGTGGGCGTGTCAAGGGAACAGGTGGCATGGTTGGTATCAAAAAGGCTTTCGGTCCGTGTAATCGACATAGTAGACgtgaccatggtgaagcttcATCAGAAAATTACGAATCAATCAGAGCTTCTGTGAAAAAGGAGTTTGAAGGTGAATTAGAGAAAAGGGTAGAGAAAAGGGTGGCAGAGGCCCTCCAAAAGCAACTAAGCACCTTGTTAAAAACAGGACAACTAAACTCCATTTCTACCCCGATACTTGATGACCTCCACTTAAATGATTCTGCCAGAGTTGACCTTGATGTTAGTGCTACAAGAACCACTCGTCACATCTTAGTGCCGCAACCACGCGAGCTAAAGGTACGACGTAGTCACTCTTTTTTAACATAGTTGCTTGAtccttttatgtttttagttgacatttacTTAATAATCtatatcacttacaaagttgcATTGAAACCTTTGTTTATGAAGGAAAGGACTCCATGTCGTCTTGCCCTTGAGGATAAAGTTTCAGACAACAACATTGTCGTGGCGGATGGTATGGTACAACCCTCAGATGGTGCATTGCCCCAACATTTTACATCGATGAAGCCTGGTCACTATAAAGTCCAAGTTGATTTTGTTTACGACGGACATGTTGATGATATTCTTCCGGTACCTACGGGAGATGGTTTCACTAACTTAGGCGGTGCTCTGGGTAGTTTTGTGCAATGGCCCATACACTTAGTGATTTTCGAAGAGGACGaggtatatatgttttattgtttAGAATGTATATGTTCACGCAAGCACATTCGACATCTTACCTACTcttgtttttgttgaattttaaaggATTGTACTTCACCTCCTAAAAAGAAGTCCAAGTCTAATGTTTCTAAAGAGAGGGATGGTAGCTCCAAGAAAAAGACAACGGTATTAGCGGCCCAAAAGAAGAACAGACTTAGCATCCAAGGTAAACCCTCTAAAACTTTGAACTacagaacctaaggactcatttgattcttattacatgactaatatgcatagttttaagtttctaaaactcattcgaacctat encodes:
- the LOC130471810 gene encoding receptor-like protein 53, with translation MPNNNLVFIHHTYVVPASRTDTNQCRSDQHRSNNKLNGSIDPLCSSTSLLSFDVTNNEFDHDIPPHLGNSSLLERLRLGSNRFTGEIPPTFRLISELSLLDLSRNSLSGFIPFELSFCKRLSHLDLNGNHLTGKIPTWFGSLPQLGELKLSSNSFFGPLPPQFFNCSKLLVLSLEDNHLNGTLPTEIGDLNALTVLKLSKNQISEWCMQEGDDEADSAKCTQEYDDYDDSEDEEPFILETFLVVVKILIYVRIDLGKMLQHTKMSARTGTLVPPDPDLGKTLRQLKKKQQKKKQSGSQNSQTPLSYTMSKSLKSYGVPSSSSVPTGLTMPTFEEINFEIKPSLISMVSQNQYGGHPSEEPTNHLQRFNQLCGYDFLANLVANHYSFTRTTSKRGKMDVDSYALLSSQVAALNLKIDALKAPQSGTPPMSINAMSSVAPVTTSYCEVCGIQGHFGHECSYSPQDTTRMKQVNSFEQRQPDEPYSKSYNPGWRNLLNFSYRSNNAQNPQPRQQWSQP
- the LOC130471811 gene encoding uncharacterized protein translates to MTGRLLLNIISCQSHCSSVNSSVTLNVDRVRKYRSKEWILAHQVQNKEGKWEIDPNDTEVVEIATKALEYIAEEEKGNLSFEQGEDALTKAIGKKDHRGRVKGTGGMVGIKKAFGPCNRHSRRDHGEASSENYESIRASVKKEFEGELEKRVEKRVAEALQKQLSTLLKTGQLNSISTPILDDLHLNDSARVDLDVSATRTTRHILVPQPRELKVRRSHSFLT